A stretch of Campylobacter volucris DNA encodes these proteins:
- the rsmA gene encoding 16S rRNA (adenine(1518)-N(6)/adenine(1519)-N(6))-dimethyltransferase RsmA, giving the protein MIKAKKHFGQNFLCDKSVIMKITQAIPKDTTNIVEIGPGLGDLTQELLKIPQVQLRAYEIDKDLIPILNKKFQNEIQGGNFELIHQDASLAFENGNLSKEEYFLVANLPYYIATNLILQALEDKKCLGLIVMVQKEVAQKFCANFKESNFSALSILCELICKRNLLFEIKPESFNPPPKVTSAVMKLEKIATYEQKIENLEDFKAFLRICFQNPRKQLISNFKDKKEKILEIFNTLKIVPTSRAHEISVDQYLKIFKYLKDNYERGKQNFRAK; this is encoded by the coding sequence AAACATTTTGGACAAAATTTTTTATGCGATAAGAGCGTGATAATGAAAATCACTCAAGCCATACCCAAAGATACTACAAATATAGTTGAGATTGGGCCTGGCTTAGGTGATTTAACGCAAGAACTTTTGAAAATCCCACAAGTTCAACTAAGAGCTTATGAGATTGATAAAGATTTGATTCCTATTTTAAATAAAAAATTTCAAAATGAAATTCAAGGTGGAAATTTCGAGCTTATCCATCAAGACGCTAGTTTAGCTTTTGAAAATGGAAATTTAAGCAAGGAAGAGTATTTTTTAGTAGCAAATTTACCTTATTATATTGCTACAAATTTAATTTTACAAGCCTTAGAAGATAAAAAATGTCTAGGGCTTATCGTTATGGTGCAAAAAGAAGTCGCGCAAAAATTTTGTGCAAATTTTAAAGAAAGTAATTTTTCGGCATTAAGTATTCTTTGTGAATTGATTTGTAAAAGAAATTTATTATTTGAAATCAAACCAGAAAGTTTCAATCCGCCTCCAAAAGTTACTTCAGCTGTGATGAAGCTCGAAAAAATAGCGACTTATGAGCAAAAAATTGAAAATTTAGAAGATTTTAAAGCTTTTCTTAGAATTTGTTTTCAAAATCCAAGAAAGCAATTAATATCAAATTTTAAAGATAAAAAAGAAAAAATTTTAGAAATTTTCAATACATTAAAAATAGTGCCCACTTCAAGGGCTCATGAAATAAGCGTTGATCAATACCTTAAAATTTTTAAGTATTTAAAGGATAACTATGAACGAGGAAAACAAAACTTTAGAGCAAAATAA
- a CDS encoding ribonuclease J has translation MNEENKTLEQNKAKRYNKFKNKKKKNFENTAEENANNIENSTNSDDKKKKKKNRNLPSKLNGNEDWQIELAKSIEANKLMHELRLHPLKHNNQSEHKIKITPLGGLGEIGGNITVFETNNDAIVVDIGMSFPDGTMHGVDIIIPDFDYIRKIKNKIRAIIITHAHEDHIGAVPYFFKEFQFPIYATPLALGMISNKFEEHGLKAERKWFRPVTKRQIYEIGDFDIEWIHITHSIIDASALAIKTKAGTIIHTGDFKIDQTPIDGYPSDLNRLAQYGEEGVLCLLSDSTNSYKEGYTKSESSVGPTFDQIFSKTKGRVIMSTFSSNIHRVYQAISYGLKYGRKVCVIGRSMERNLYTTMELGYIKLDRKIFIDADEVSKYKDNEVLIVTTGSQGETMSALYRMATDEHKFIKIKPSDQVIISAKAIPGNEANVSAVLDFLLKAGAKVAYQEFSEIHVSGHASIEEQKLMLTLVKPKFFLPVHGEYNHINKHKETAIKCGIPERNIYLMSDGDQVELCQKYIKRVKTVKTGKVFVDNQINKQIADDVVIDRQKLADSGIVVIIAQLNKETKTLINKPRVFSYGLVADKQDGAFSKEMSDVLSQFLPNIKDEILNNPKILEAQIRQVLKKHIFKKIKKYPTIVPTIFVV, from the coding sequence ATGAACGAGGAAAACAAAACTTTAGAGCAAAATAAAGCTAAAAGATATAACAAATTCAAAAATAAAAAAAAGAAAAATTTTGAAAATACAGCAGAAGAAAATGCTAATAATATAGAAAATTCTACCAATTCTGATGATAAAAAGAAAAAAAAGAAAAATCGCAATTTGCCTTCGAAATTAAATGGTAATGAAGATTGGCAAATAGAACTTGCAAAAAGCATAGAAGCAAACAAACTTATGCATGAGTTAAGATTGCACCCTTTAAAACACAATAATCAAAGCGAGCATAAAATCAAAATTACTCCTCTTGGAGGACTTGGGGAAATAGGTGGAAATATAACCGTTTTTGAAACAAACAATGATGCGATTGTAGTTGATATAGGTATGAGTTTCCCAGATGGTACTATGCATGGAGTAGATATCATCATACCTGATTTTGATTATATAAGAAAAATCAAAAATAAAATTAGAGCCATCATCATCACTCATGCACATGAAGATCATATAGGCGCCGTGCCGTATTTTTTTAAAGAATTTCAATTTCCAATTTATGCTACCCCATTAGCTCTTGGAATGATTTCAAACAAATTTGAAGAGCATGGATTAAAAGCTGAACGCAAATGGTTTAGACCAGTAACAAAAAGACAAATTTATGAAATAGGTGATTTTGATATAGAATGGATACATATAACCCATTCTATCATTGATGCTTCAGCATTGGCCATAAAAACCAAAGCAGGAACTATAATACATACAGGAGATTTTAAAATAGACCAAACTCCAATCGATGGATATCCAAGCGATTTAAATCGTTTAGCTCAATATGGAGAAGAAGGAGTTTTGTGTCTTTTAAGCGATAGTACAAATTCATACAAAGAAGGCTACACAAAAAGCGAAAGTTCTGTAGGACCTACTTTTGATCAAATTTTTTCTAAGACTAAAGGCAGGGTGATAATGAGCACTTTTAGCTCAAATATACACAGAGTCTATCAAGCAATTAGCTATGGCTTAAAATATGGAAGAAAAGTATGTGTTATAGGTCGTTCTATGGAAAGAAATTTATATACAACTATGGAACTTGGATATATTAAGCTAGATAGAAAAATTTTCATTGATGCAGATGAGGTAAGCAAATACAAAGACAATGAAGTGCTTATAGTTACCACAGGAAGCCAAGGTGAGACAATGAGTGCTTTATATAGAATGGCTACAGATGAGCATAAATTTATCAAAATTAAACCTAGCGATCAAGTAATCATCTCAGCTAAAGCTATACCTGGAAATGAAGCAAATGTTTCTGCTGTGCTTGATTTTCTTTTAAAAGCAGGAGCAAAAGTAGCTTATCAAGAATTTAGCGAAATTCATGTAAGCGGACATGCTAGTATAGAAGAGCAAAAACTAATGCTAACCTTAGTAAAACCTAAATTTTTCCTACCTGTCCATGGAGAATATAATCACATAAACAAGCATAAAGAAACAGCTATTAAATGTGGAATTCCTGAAAGAAACATTTACTTAATGAGTGATGGTGATCAAGTAGAGCTTTGCCAAAAATACATCAAACGCGTAAAAACAGTCAAAACAGGCAAGGTTTTTGTAGACAATCAAATCAATAAACAAATCGCTGATGATGTTGTGATAGATAGACAAAAATTAGCAGATAGTGGCATAGTGGTTATTATTGCTCAACTAAATAAAGAAACCAAAACACTTATAAACAAACCAAGAGTTTTTAGTTATGGCTTGGTAGCAGATAAGCAAGATGGAGCATTTTCTAAAGAAATGAGTGATGTTTTAAGTCAATTTTTACCAAATATAAAGGATGAAATTTTAAACAATCCAAAAATTTTAGAAGCACAAATTAGACAAGTGTTAAAAAAACATATATTTAAAAAAATTAAAAAATATCCAACCATAGTTCCAACAATATTTGTAGTATAA